In Rhodococcus pseudokoreensis, the DNA window GGTCCTCCTGGCCGCAGCCGAGGCACTGGGACGATCCGTCGGGAGTTCCCCGATGCTGTTCGACAACCTGCTCCCCCATCATGAGCACAGCGAACGGCAGATCCACGCGGCACTCGGCGCACAAGCGATTGAAGCGGCATACCGGAAGGGGACGACCATGAACTTCGAAGAAGCCGTGGCCTTTGCCCTGGGCGAACACACCTCGCCCGCGTCGCCGCGCGCCGACCACGACACGACGAGCTTGACAAAGCGCGAGCGTCAAGTCGCCGACCTGGTCTCCCAAGGCCTGACCAACAAGGCCATCGCGACCCAACTCGTAATATCCCTGCGAACCGCGCAAGGCCACGTGGAAAACATCCTCACCAAACTCGGTTTCACGTCGAGGACTCAGATCGCGGCATGGGTTGCAGAACATGCCCAGAGTAAGCATGGATGATCCGGAAACCACAGCCAGGCAACGACGTTCGCACTACCGTGGCGCCATGCGCAGGGCGCCGTCCATACGAATGGTCTCACCGTTGAGGTAGTCGTGTTCGACGATCATCTGGGCGAGTTGTGCGTATTCGGCGGGTTGTCCGAGGCGGGAGGGGAACGGGACTCCGGCTTCGAGGCCCTTGCGGTATTCGTCGGTGACGCCGGCGAGCATGGGGGTGTCGATGATGCCGGGGGCGATGGTGTTGACGCGGATGCCGAACTGGGCGAGGTCGCGGGCGGCGGGGACGGTCATGCCGTGCACGCCGCCCTTGGATGCGGAGTAGGCGATCTGGCCGATCTGGCCCTCGAAGGCGGCGACGGAGGCGGTGTTGATGACGACGCCGCGCTGCCCGGACTCGTCGACGGTGTCGGTCTTGGCGATGGCGTCGGCGGCCAGGCGCATGACGTTGAACGTGCCGAGCAGGTTGACGGTGATGACGGTGCGGAACAGTTCGAGGTCGTGGGGGCCCTTCTTCGACAGGATGCGGCCGGCCCAGCCGACGCCGGCGCAGTTGACGACGATGCGCAGCGGCAGACCCGACTCGACGATCTTCTCGATCGCGGCCTGGACCTCGTCGCCGCTGGTGACGTCGGTGGGAAGGAGGGTGACGCCGTCGGGGACGTTGTCGCCGGCGCGTTCGATGGACTGGGGCAGGTCGAGTCCGAACACGGTGGCTCCGGCGTCGGCGAGACGCTTGGCGGTGGCGGCACCGAGGCCCGACGCTGCTCCGGTGACCAGTGCGGCGGTTCCCTGAATTTCCACAGTTCGCATCCTTCGTTTCCGGCGACCTCCGTGGGTCACCTCATGCTGAAGCGCCCCGCCTGTGCGGAGCACCCCTACTACCTACTTATGCGGCGAGCACGCACCCTCTTCTGATCGGCAGCTCGGACTCGCCATACGACTCGCAACCCGCTACCGCAATCTAAACATCTACGTTGATGTTGACTCAATTCCGAAAAGTTGCGATCCTTGTCACAGAAGGAAATCCGCGCACTACTTCGGCAGTGGCACAGTCTCCGATATTTCCGTCTACCGCAGGCAGCAACAGAATGGAGATCCACCGATATGGATAGTTCGATGTCGCGGGTACAACAGAGCCTCTCCGACCTCGCTGCCGGCAGGCCCGTCGTACTTGCGCCCGGCCCGCCCGGTGATCGCGATGGATATCTACTCCTTGCCGCGGAGAAGGCATCGCCGGCTTCCGTCGCGTTCCTCGTCAAGCACAGCTCTGGCTTCATCTGCGCCGGCGTCACACGGCGTGAATGCACCCGTCTCGACCTCCCACCCATGACGGGAACGGACCGTCGGCAATCCGGTGGCTGGCATACGGTGGCGGTTGACGCAATCGAGGGCGTCAGCACCGGAATCTCGGCATCAGATCGAGCGCACACCCTGCGGCAGCTGGCCAGCCGCGAGTACGGCCCGCCAATTCACCCGACCAGGCCATATCGTTCCGCATTGCGTAGCCGAAGGTGGTGTACTTGCCAATCCGGGCCCAGCCGAGGTGATCACCGACCTCAATCGGGCGGCGGGACTTCGGCAGGTGGGCGCATTCGCGGCGTTGGTCTCAGTCGAGGACCCCACCCAGAATGCGCGCGCACACGAGTGCCGTCAGTTCGCCGAGACCCACGAACTGAACTGGGTGACCGCCGACGATCTCATTCTCTATCGTCGAGCCGTTGAACTGCATGTTCGTACCACCTTCACGGTGACCAACCCCGGACCGTACGGCGATCTCCGCACGTCCGGCTTCCACAGCGATGCCACCGGGTCCGACTATGTCGCCTACCGAATCGGTGAACCGCACACCATCGACACCCCGCTGGTTCACGTGTACCGAGAGTCCAACTACGCGCCCCACGCATCCCCCGTCGACCAGGGCCTGCAAGACATGTTCGCGTTCGTTGCCGGCCACGGTGGCGGCGCAATTCTTGTCGAGCGGAACATGAACGACATCGACTCCTTCACCCTCACGCCGGAGGAACGTGCTTGCAAGCGAGCCGGCCGAAATGCCGATATCGCTCAGATCCATCGCGAACTGGGCATTACTGCGCCCCGCCTGCTCGCGGCACCAGCAGAGCTCCACGTCGCGCTGTGCGACCTCGGGATCGCTGCCGTGCTGGAACCTGCCGGCGATCCTGCGGCGGCGCCCACAACGAAATCGCCAATCGGATCGACCTCGACGTCGATCCGTTCCGTGCGCGGCGTTGTCGCACATGGTGATCAGCGCGGCCGCGAGTTGGGCTTCCCGACGGCCAATCTGACGGTCGACGACGACGTCTACACGGGACTCGTCGACGGAGTGTGGGCTGGTCGTTGTGCACTCCCCGACGGACGATCCGTGATATCGGCCGTGTCGATCGGGCGACGGTCCACGTTCTATGGGCGCGTGGGACCACGACTACTGGAGGCGCACCTACTCGACTTCGAGGAAGATCTGTACGGTCGTGAGATCACCGTGCAGCTGGATCACTGGATCCGTGGCCAGGCCACCTTCGCGTCGAAAGAAGAGCTGATCGCAGCGCTCGACGGCGACGTGCACAATGTCCGAGCGCTGACACGGGCCGCTCGCTCGCCGGAACTTCAATCCTCTGCCCCGCCAGACGAAAACGCCGTTCCCGGGTAGACATCGCCGAATACAGAATGCAACGCGAAGGATCGGAGATCGCACGTGCTCGCAGACACCAATGACCGTTTCGAACGCCAGATGCTGGGATTCGCGCTGCGCTGGCATCCTTACGGCGGAGGCTCGCGCAGACTGATTTTCGAGGAGTTCGGTCTGGATGCACCAACCTACTTCAGCAGACTCGCACGAATACTCGACGCCGACCGATCCGTCACGTCCGAGAAGACGCGCGCAGCGATCAGAAGTGTGTGTGCGGTGCGACTGCGGGAATGAACACACGAGCACCGCACCACACCACCCTTCGTCGAGGCAACCGAGGGCCGATGGCAGCCTGTGTTGCGAAGCCACTTCGCAAGATAGCGAGGATTGACGCAGGTCCCACTACCGTGCGTCCATGTCGGTTGTCAGTTCCGCGAGACGGTCCTGCAGTTGACGCTTGTTGATCTTGGTTGCGGACATCGGCCACTCATCGGGGCCGACGATGTACACAGCGCGGGGAATCTTGAAGTTACTGATCCTTCCCCGACAGAACTCGATCAGGTCATCCGCTTGCAGGGTGTGACCAGCACGGATCTCGACAAATGCCACTGGAACCTCGTCGAGCCGCTCATCGGAGCGTCCGATGACAGCGGCGGTTCTCACGGCAGGATGCTCGCAGAGGAACGCTTCGATCTCGATGGCGGCGACGTTCTCTCCACCTACTTTGAGCATATCCTTGAGGCGTCCGTGGAAGACCAGACAGCCGGACTCCCTGCGGCTGTACAGGTCGCCGGTGTGGAGCCATCGGCCTGCATCGAGTGCCTCGGCGGTCTTGACCGGATCCTTGTAGTAGCCATCGGTGACACAATAGCCACGCACCAGGATCTCCCCGGGCACGTCGATGGGCTGCTCGGCGCCGGTATCCGGATCGATGATGCGTACCTCGATCCCCGGCGCCGGCTTTCCCTGTGCTCCAGATCGGTCGGCAACGGTCTCCGAACGCTCGCTCAGGGCGTAGATGCCCGCGGTTTCCGTCATCCCGCAGGCCGCCACCAACTCGGCGGCCGGGAACATCCGCTGCACCTGCTCGATGAGAACGCGCGGCCCGATCAGAAACAAATAGCGTAAGGAGGCGAAATCCCCGGCATCGAACCTCGGATGATCCATCAGAGCCTGAATCGAGGCAGGGAACCACGGCCAGGCGGTCGTGGGGCGTTCGCGTGCAATCAGCTCGAGTGCCCGCCCAGGCTCGAAATAGATGTCGGTCAGGTACGTACCACCCGCCCCGATGGCTCCCAACAAGGGTGCGAGAGCTGCTATGTGGAAGAGCGGTCCAGCCGCCCAGCTGATATGACGCCCCTCGGTCGCCAGCCGCTTCGCGGCACGATCGACCGGCCCGCGAGTCAGCGCCTCGTGCGAGAGCATGCAGCCCTTGGGATGTGCTGTCGTCCCGGATGTATAAAGGATCGCCGCGGTGTCACGGACGCGCACACGCAGCCGCTGTTGATGCACGTCATCGCAGGTCTGGCGACTGGCCAGGCCGTCGAACTCTGATCGCCCGATGAAGCCGGCCTTGTCCTCACCTCGCAAGAGCACGGCGCCCCGCAACATCGGGGCCTCGGGGAGCGCGAGCCGTGACGTAGACGCCGCCTCCGACAAAGACGGGACAGCGTCGTGGATCAGGGCGACGAAGTCGACGTACTCGTCGGCGTCAGCCAGCGTGAGAAGTACCTCGAGATCGGCATCCTCGATGATGTACGCGAGCTCGGCTGCCTTGTGCCGGGCGTTGAGCGGAACCACGACACTGCCGATCAAGGCGGCACCGAAGAAGCCCTCCACGAATTCGATGCCATTCGGGGCGAGGAGTCCGACGTGGTCACCGAGCTGCACCCCGAGCGCGAGCAGGCCCCTGGCAACACCGGCGGCGCGGTCGAGGACCTCTTTATAGGTGTAGCGGTTGTCGGGAAAGACGATAAGGTCCTGATCGGGATGACGGTGGGCACCGCGGACCAACAGGTCTCCGACGGGTGTCACCTCACACCAGTCGCCGTTGTACGTCATGGACCCTCACTCGCGGAACTAGTGTGGAGCTACAGCAGCCAAGCGGTGGTTGCACCGACGTTATGCAACGAAGCACAATCTGTCAACGTTGAAGTTGATTGACGTCAACGTTGATGGCAGTCCGGGCCGGAAACGCGTACCATCCCATGGGTGCCCAGAACCACAGTGACTACCAGCAGCGGGATGAGTCGGCGCCGGCGGAGCGCACAGAACGAAAGTAGTCCCAACTACCAGGCAAAACGCCGCGAGTTGTTGCGGGATGCCGCCATCGTGTTCCAGGAAAAGGGCTACGAAGCCGCGACGTTGAACGACATCGCAGAACGGTTCGGCACCGACCGCGCTTCCATCTACTACTACTTCGCCAGCAAGAAAGAGCTCTTTCAGGCGCTCTTCCACGATGTGGTCAGCGGCGTGCTCGATGAGAACATCACGGCCGCGGAGGCCGTGCTGGCACTCGATCTATCCACCGCGGAGAAACTCCGCCGCCTGGTCGAACTCCAGCTGCTGTCGTACGAGAACAACTATCCGTACGTGTACCTGTACATCCAGGAGGACATGGCGAAGCTCGAGTTCCAGTCGACGCCGTGGGCCAAGGACATGCTCCGGAAGACCAAGCGGTTCGAGAAGATCGTTTCCGATTTGCTCGACGACCTTGTCGCCGAGGGAACCTTCCGCGGTGACATCCCTACGCCGCTGATGGCCAAGGCGCTATTCGGGATGATCAACTGGACCCACCGGTGGTTGAAGCCGGGGCCGCGCAAGGTCAATGCCAAACAGACTATCGACGCCTTCTGCAGCCTCTTCTTCGAGGGCGCCTTGAAGCCCGACGCTTAGGCCGACCGCACGCACAGCGTGCTACTCGAAAGCGGACTCGAATGCACTCCAACACCCTTGGACAGCCTGCATGATGACCGCGTGTCCGCTCCGGCGGGCGGACAGCCTACGACCCTCCGACCGCTCCTGGGCCGCTGCGGCGCGCGGGTTGACAGGGTTGAGACCTCCCCACCTTGGCAGGCGTGTTGCAGAACCCGTTCGAGCAGCCCCAGCGCCCCGATCGTGGGCCTGGTGATCGCCCGGGGCTCGGGCCCGCGGCGCGCATTCGGTGTCACCACACAGAGTCGCCGTGCGTCGAAGGAACAGCCGCCGGCCTGAACAACGCCACGCTGCGTAAGCGTCAGAGGCAACCTCCGAGTCACCCCGAATGCACGCTGACAAGAGCCAAATCAACCCTGACGTTGACGGTTGCGGACCAAAAAGCCTACAGTGATCACCTGTGGCGCCCGTCACGTCCGAAGAAGAGGGGATTGTCGATTTTAGAATCGCAGGCGAAGGTCAAGATGCCGGTTTCGCTGCATGCGCAACTCAGCAGAAACACGCCCGAGCGCATCGCGCAGCATCGGGCGAGGCCAACAGCTTGTGGCAACACCGTCGCAATGCCGTACGAGCTTGACACCGCCGAATGGCGGGCTCAATCGAGAACGCGCGCTCTGCACGGTGCTCGCCCACACTCTGCGATGAATGTAAGCCATTATTGCCCCCTCGAGCGATTGACCTCCGAACGCACAGATTCCGAATCGGAACGGCAGACCAAGGGTGGCGGAATTGCCTGAGCGTGCCGAAGGCGGCCAGCCGGACCATGCTGATTCGCAAGTCAGAGAAATCGTCTCGGCGATCACGGCCGTTGCTGACGCCCGCCTCACGGAGATCGCTGGTGCTATCGTCACGCGCCTGGTCGGTGAGATCGAGTATTTCGCCACTGATCAACCGATCCTCGATCAGTTGAATGCTGGTGCAGCCGATAACTTCGCCATCACGATGGCGATCTTGCGGCACGATATTGAAATCGAGGCGGTCGGGCCGTCGGCGCCCGCCACCGAGCTAGCTCGATTGCTCGCGCAGCGCGACATCCCGATTACAGCTCTCGAGCATGCATACCGGTTGTACCAAGACAGCGTTGTGCGTTGGTGTTTGCAGGAACTGGCCCTTCGGAGCGAAAGCGCAACGGTCACCGCTGGCGCAGCCCTCGAGATCACGACCCTGGTTTCCGCCCACGTGAACCTGATCGCCCAACAGTTGTTGTCTACCTACGAGTTCGAGCGAGACGCTTGGCGATTGCGTCGAAGCGCATCCAGGTCGGCACGAATCAACGATCTTCTTGCGAATCGGCATGTCGAAGTCGAACCGACCGAGAGGATTCTGGGATACCACTTGGGCCAGTATCACCTCGGCATCGTCATGTGGACGGACCGCGCCCAGAGCCCCGAAGTGGGGTTAGCGCATCTTGAATCGGCCGCAACTGCACTTGCATGCCAACTCGGCACAAGCGCGCCTCCCCTCTTCGAGGCACGAGATGAGCACATGGCACGCGCATGGGTGCCACTGGGTGACGCGGACACAGTCGACAGTGAACGCCTGAGCGCTGTCAAGCGCCGTTGGGACAGTCCTGTCATCGTCGCAATCGG includes these proteins:
- a CDS encoding PucR family transcriptional regulator translates to MPERAEGGQPDHADSQVREIVSAITAVADARLTEIAGAIVTRLVGEIEYFATDQPILDQLNAGAADNFAITMAILRHDIEIEAVGPSAPATELARLLAQRDIPITALEHAYRLYQDSVVRWCLQELALRSESATVTAGAALEITTLVSAHVNLIAQQLLSTYEFERDAWRLRRSASRSARINDLLANRHVEVEPTERILGYHLGQYHLGIVMWTDRAQSPEVGLAHLESAATALACQLGTSAPPLFEARDEHMARAWVPLGDADTVDSERLSAVKRRWDSPVIVAIGQPREGVEGFVRTHTEADLARVVVQASESPGPGIVCASDLGAVMLMCNDLSATRAWVTDILGPLGIDDSAAAQLRATLREFLRTGGSYAAAADALHMHKNSVAYRLKKIEDQLGRSVRDHRLNLEIALELAFWLGSAVLTQD
- a CDS encoding class I adenylate-forming enzyme family protein gives rise to the protein MTYNGDWCEVTPVGDLLVRGAHRHPDQDLIVFPDNRYTYKEVLDRAAGVARGLLALGVQLGDHVGLLAPNGIEFVEGFFGAALIGSVVVPLNARHKAAELAYIIEDADLEVLLTLADADEYVDFVALIHDAVPSLSEAASTSRLALPEAPMLRGAVLLRGEDKAGFIGRSEFDGLASRQTCDDVHQQRLRVRVRDTAAILYTSGTTAHPKGCMLSHEALTRGPVDRAAKRLATEGRHISWAAGPLFHIAALAPLLGAIGAGGTYLTDIYFEPGRALELIARERPTTAWPWFPASIQALMDHPRFDAGDFASLRYLFLIGPRVLIEQVQRMFPAAELVAACGMTETAGIYALSERSETVADRSGAQGKPAPGIEVRIIDPDTGAEQPIDVPGEILVRGYCVTDGYYKDPVKTAEALDAGRWLHTGDLYSRRESGCLVFHGRLKDMLKVGGENVAAIEIEAFLCEHPAVRTAAVIGRSDERLDEVPVAFVEIRAGHTLQADDLIEFCRGRISNFKIPRAVYIVGPDEWPMSATKINKRQLQDRLAELTTDMDAR
- a CDS encoding SDR family NAD(P)-dependent oxidoreductase; the encoded protein is MEIQGTAALVTGAASGLGAATAKRLADAGATVFGLDLPQSIERAGDNVPDGVTLLPTDVTSGDEVQAAIEKIVESGLPLRIVVNCAGVGWAGRILSKKGPHDLELFRTVITVNLLGTFNVMRLAADAIAKTDTVDESGQRGVVINTASVAAFEGQIGQIAYSASKGGVHGMTVPAARDLAQFGIRVNTIAPGIIDTPMLAGVTDEYRKGLEAGVPFPSRLGQPAEYAQLAQMIVEHDYLNGETIRMDGALRMAPR
- a CDS encoding DUF3263 domain-containing protein, with translation MLADTNDRFERQMLGFALRWHPYGGGSRRLIFEEFGLDAPTYFSRLARILDADRSVTSEKTRAAIRSVCAVRLRE
- a CDS encoding riboflavin kinase, with product MNDIDSFTLTPEERACKRAGRNADIAQIHRELGITAPRLLAAPAELHVALCDLGIAAVLEPAGDPAAAPTTKSPIGSTSTSIRSVRGVVAHGDQRGRELGFPTANLTVDDDVYTGLVDGVWAGRCALPDGRSVISAVSIGRRSTFYGRVGPRLLEAHLLDFEEDLYGREITVQLDHWIRGQATFASKEELIAALDGDVHNVRALTRAARSPELQSSAPPDENAVPG
- a CDS encoding TetR/AcrR family transcriptional regulator; the encoded protein is MTTSSGMSRRRRSAQNESSPNYQAKRRELLRDAAIVFQEKGYEAATLNDIAERFGTDRASIYYYFASKKELFQALFHDVVSGVLDENITAAEAVLALDLSTAEKLRRLVELQLLSYENNYPYVYLYIQEDMAKLEFQSTPWAKDMLRKTKRFEKIVSDLLDDLVAEGTFRGDIPTPLMAKALFGMINWTHRWLKPGPRKVNAKQTIDAFCSLFFEGALKPDA